The sequence AAGCGGCAATGATGAACGTTGTAGGGTCGATATACGAGCTTGGATGTATGCCAACTCCGCCTGTAAATTAACCACCTGCATGCGTTTGCATAttcgaaaatatatatatatataataagagCTTAATTTTATAAGTTGGAGAAAAACCCTTTTAAATGCTTCGCAtgtaaattaataaattcacgTGCATGTCACATTTCTTTCTTCCCATTGTAAATTTACAAATCTCAAACTCAAATTTGTTATtttgcaagaaaaaaaaaaatgggtcgTTGAATGTAGCACATGGGGCAGTGTCTACGTACCTGCTGTTGAAGAGAGAAGATATTGCCAACACAGCCATAAACAGGGTCCCTAACCCTAGCCAGCGCCTCGTAACAAAGCGTGATCACCGCGTCAAACCGGCGGTGCGGCGGTATTCTGAGCAGCAACTTCGAGGCGTTGCTAGCACCGAACACCCTGTGAACCGCCGCAAAGTGGGCCGTGCCTTGGTCTGAGTCGAAATACGGAGCGAAAATGCAACCCTTCAAGCATTTCCTCCTCAGAAACTTGCAAGCACCGCAAGGCCCGCCGCCACCACCACCTCCACTGCTTTGATCATCGCCACCACCGATCCCGCCGTCGCCGCCGCAAATATTCATTTATCTTTCGGTTTATAGTAACATATATATgatctttcctttttttttttcttttttttttttgggcgaTTAGCTTTATGGAGTGCGGAGACACAGTTTACGGGGTACAAAAGAGATATGTTTGTACATCTGATTTGAAGATTTGAGTTACGGCCAAGTTTGATAACTTTAgcgaataaaataaaataatggttTGATTTGGCGGTGGGTGGGTCAATTCACGATTGACAGAATGGAGAGGGTTGCgtagtatattatatatatatatatatatatatatatatatatgtgtagtAGGCGAGCTGTGTAAACAGTTCGAATCCAagcaaaatgtatttttttaaatgaaatgtTTATATGTACGAaatatatttatctattttttaaaatacaaaatatttatttttttataatttaaggCGTCAATCGCATTCTTGAAAGTTTTCGTTTATGTTGCTGCGATGGGAATAGAATGTGTATCGATGGGATTAAGAATGATATACACATTCTATTCCCATCATGCTAATTAGCATAATATATTTTCGATCGATTTTGTGGGATACAGATTCATTTGCTCATGTTgatgaatttcattcaatttccaACTTCATTCACTTTGATATATATGATCAAGTAACgaaaatgaatatatatatatatatatatatgcatgtcaTTTCATTCACAGAATCGATATGATCTTTCGACCAAAAATTGTTTATGTGATGGATATGGATATTGACATTGTTGGAAGGCTAACTACATAATaatctaaaaaaataaacacaTGTATGGAAATTTCTTTTCAAAAATCTATGTCAACAACTACGTCCGTAACATAGGCTAAGCAATATATCTTCCAGACACATGGACCTTATATGTTCAAAATATGGatcataaatataaaataaaataaaaaacgtgGTAGTTACCAAATTTAAAATGCAATATAATTCATAATTAAAATGatcaaaaatgaaaatatatatatatatatatatatatatatatacaattttgttattctgcccactcaccgtgcccacctaatgtgttCATCATGAGgtgtcactcaactattggatgtgatgaattgtgcgtccaatagttgggtgtcacctcatggtgggcacattatgtgggcacggtgggtgggcaggatagaaaaactcatatatatatatatatatatgtatgcaaGTTTCAGCACAAAATATGAACTGCTCATcaccaaaaccaaaattatataattaaaaaaaaatacgaaTCCCTTGACAAATATACTTTTATGTTTGGTTGGATTATTAATAATCCCTGTATAAATTTATCATGTATAATCctacgttcttctcatcatattatttatccatctattaattataatttcacatcaatcaaatcattaattatttatcttacatcaatcaaatcattgaatttaaattactatattatccctaataaataatactatttatattttatttattgttaaaaggataaaatggtAAATtaccatttttatataaaatttaatcaatcaaattaaatcaactataatctatcaatcaaatcaaatattatattaactatcattttttatttattttttattacaatacgttaattatttatatattatttatccgtAGCAAACATTATAATCTCCATTCTCATATATGAGTGGTGGCATATTACGTAAATATATACTGTATCATCATTACGTTCTTTCAGCACAAGCTAAATAATATGCATGTAACTACTATGtgtgtagtttttttttttttttttccttttttttaaaaaaaaaaaacaaaataaaacattaataaGAAACAGTCAGTATGTCTCGAGTTCCAATAACATACAACCATCGAGATAAGATCTCATTGAACCATAATCAACCATTATAGGGTCCAAAGCATCGTAACGATAATTTGGTGCTTAAAGGTGACCATTAACTGATCTTCtaacatgcatttaacttaaagcATAATCCACGTAAGAAGATAGTTAGATATGATCACTTGATAGTTGAAGTATTTCCAACAAACCAGGTTTAAACTTGTATCATCTCATATTAATTTGTACAATATCATATGCTCTAATTTGTCCAATTAATTACATGGAGATGGAGGACATGATCAAAACTGCGCaactaattattaattttatggtctaaaaccaatcaagtacaatacaatatcatatgaatttttttccctATTTTGTTGCAAATTAAaccacacacatatatatttatgtggataaaaaataatgataaaaaaatgaAGTGCGAGAGTTGCGTGAAGCAAACATGGGACAGAGTCAAATAATTTGATTCAACATAATCGGCGGTGGGATAAGCGTGGGAGTCACACGTGGGACAAACATCCCATCTTTTCAGCAAAAATCTTTCATCTCCTTTGTCACTTTCCATCAGTCCCATAGtgacaaaaaaaaatggaagaaagATCAGTCTTTTCCCAACCTAGGTAAACTAGTTTTAGGCTTCCATGCAATTTTTTTGTCCCTTTTAGGTAATTCAAATTTTTAGgcttcttattatttttattttattattggggatatttttatttttatataattttgaatttttgtcgAGGTTTAATTTCAtttcatttaattattattgacttttttatatatattatcatgtcATAAGACAAAATTTGAAAGGCAAAAGTATATATTATCTGTGTGCGTGTGAACATATGCATATGTCTTCATTGTTTTTACACAAAATTATATTCTACTTTATATTATTGAATATggatcaaaatttcatatttaaacaatataaactACTGTTTGGCTGTGGCAAAAGAGTCTTATCCTTTTGCATCTCCGCATTGCCAAAATATTTTTCTCGACTTTTTTGCATGTATTGTCACCAACGAGATCCAATCAGGCAATAAgaaatatattttgatatttattacaactataatttaattttttatatataaaataatgcattcgaagttttgaaaaattcagtaaaagtttgtttttattaaaaagatgaaaaattatatatatatatatatagagttttgctatcctgctcatccaccgtgcccacctaatgtgcctaccatgaggtgacactcaactattggacgcacaattcatcacatccaatagttgagtgccacctcatggtgggcacattaggtgggcacggtgagtgggcaggatagcaaaattgtatatatatatatatatatatatattggttttGTGGATAATTATAAGGTCCCTCCCTATGTATTTTAATAACTAAAAATGGATACTTGCCCAAAAAGAAAATTTACAAATGGATATAGTTGAATCCCTTTTTTGAAGACATATATATGATGTACTaacacatatatatttaatttcgaAGAGTGTTAGTTGCATTTCATAATTTATTAATCACACTCCAACTTACCATTTTACCTATTAATTTGTCAACATTACCCTTCCTAatatttagtttattttcaaaacTTACCATCCATTCTTTTTTACATTAACTACTAtgataattatattataatatttaatcatatattttttatcTAATAACCTCATTATTtaactaatataatttaaaatacacgaTAAATTTCGATATGTcacataaattttaatttattttttagaaaaaatttaaatttgtatttTGTTTGTTTCATTTTGATTTGATCTAAATCACTTAGTatattaaacattttttttttatttttaaaaaaatttgaaatatgtcgaatatataatattttaaaataaatattgtgttacaattattttaaatatttaattttcttattttgaTTGTTGGAATTACATTTTTTGCAGTAAATAATTGTTAGGATCGGTTGAGAGTGTAAAGGGAGAGGGGTTGAATACactttcaaaatttttcaaatgagCTGATTGTGAATTCAATCAGTTTGGTGATTGAACTCCAAATTTATCTTGATGTCTAATTCAAGTTAACAAAGAATATAATAAATGTGCGAAAATAtgtcaagaaacagattataaaCTCTTAGTCTAAATGTGTATGCAAGACTGATAGTATGTAGGTAGACTGATAAAAGACACAGTGAGATGCttatggatgttcgaagatttcaattactcctacgtcaccccttcttccaccttgAAAGTATAtcactagaagaatttgaattttacaacacAATTGCAAAACTCCACTCCAAGACTCCAAAACTAGGACTTAAACACAACAGCCTATCTCAAAAATCCTAGTTACAACTCAatttcagtcctagactgacAAGATACAAGTGTTACAAAATCGATTTGAACTTGCACAAAAATGATCCTTGAATGATCAGAATAATTGTTTAAGTGTTGTGCTTCGAGTTTCTTGATCAGATTGCTTGACAGACTTGAAGGCTTAAATGTTCAAATGTTCGCAGGAGCAAAAGTTGTTCCTCCGATGATCAAGATGCTTATTTATAGGCTTTGGAATCCAACggtcaaaattttgaaatgtctCTGATAAGATTTAAATTATTCTCGTTGCTTCGTCATTTTCACCGACATTCTATGTACCCAACATCTTCTGGTATCGCAGCGTTATGTTGCAGGGGTGTCAGAGTACATAAAACTTTATTCAATCCAAGTCGCGATGGTAGACTAATGTAGTATGTAAGGCGTTTCACTCGATCGGTCTACTTCTTTGGTACTTGTTTTCACAATATCAATTTGGTAGCTAAGTTTAATATATTTCTTCATGATATCAATCGGGTATCTCATGCGAAGGTTCAGTTTAGCTAGCTCTTATCTTCGAAGGAATCAGTTTATCTATCTTAAAGTCGTGTTTTTCTTGGTAAAAATAGTTTAGTGCTTTTCTTAATAAAGTCGCTCTTTTACTTGAAGATTCGGTTTGGCATTTTTTCTTTATAAAGTCGTGCCTTTATTTAGAGTTAGTTTGAAGCAGTTTAGCTCTTCAATTTAATTAGCTCCTTTTGTGATGTCAGTTTAGCTCATAcaaacaccaaaacttaattctcaacaataataaattttaaaaaggtGTTtcgcttttaaaaaaaattttgtttcaaacatggatatatatatatatatacagttttgttatgctgcctACTTTTCGTGCCCACCACCATGCCCACTTATGAGGTGACattcatccattggatgaaccatttgtatatgattcatctcatccattggatgattgTCACCTCATATGTGGGCATGaaggtgggcagcatagcataactctatatatatatatatatatattttttgtttagttATAAAACAACTGACATAGAATatatttaaacatgttaaaaataaaatttaattaaaaattataaaatttataattttttagaaaaaaaacattattttaagtttgtaaatcatataatataaatatatattttattattgcgtAAGATTATTAAAGTTTTGTAACATCAAAATTTTACACATCtcgatattttttatatattttgtcaaaaaaaaaaaaagaagttaCCAAAATTTTATGTACCTCGAGacaaaaattttgttattttatattttgattatatataataaaactaaaaaatatagcaatttttaaaaatattaaatatttagttgttttttgtaaataaaatttttagcaGTTGATGTACAAAAGTTTTATATTTAGattttttaaagatttaaagataaatcaagattttataaaataaaaaaaagtatttAGAAAGGTAAATTTGTCTagcaattaattaattttatgaaataCCAGTGTTATTAACACtttttggagtgtaaataaTACTCCactttaatttcaaaattcatgaaatttaaaattaatatgattggtacatatatatacaagtaATGTGAAAGTTGGGGAAAACTGtgttttatatattttgatatgtttatgaaaatcaaaaattaaaatattttcttatttcgTATTTGATTTGTAAGTATCTAAATTTGGGCTTTAGACTGGTAAgttatattttgttattttaaaaaatgaaaaaaattaaaggagTGTTGATGGAGCCAATCATGTAGGTACATTTTGGTATCATGTTAACATTTCAGGTAACACTTCAATATTTTGTGACCTTGCGTCATCTTGAAATAGGCAAATTTAGAAGATCACTATtgacaaaaactaaaaaaaaaacttaaaaaaaaaaccaaaaagaaaaactaaaagtcaaaaacataatttaatttataagatcaaaactcaaatttaaatattgaaaGAGCAAAATATGAAATAGACAAATTTAGAatatgattttggttatttgtTCCAATTAATAAtcctattttttaaaaaaatattatttgaaaatatgttttatttataaataaataaaaaatactccCTGTCTCGAAATTAGGAGGGCGTAACTCGCAATCAATATCTTCCACGGGACTATTTAAATATATTGATGCTGTCAAtcaatcaattaattcaagTATCAGAGCAAATTGATTTTTTGTATGACAATGTTGTTGCCTTCAATCAACTCGGATGAAAAAGACTGATGGAATTATAAAAACATTAAACACGTAGTTAGTAATATAATGATTAAGTATGAATCAATAAGTGGATGATCATGAGTTATTGCTAATTAATAGTCTCGCGCAGTTCGATATATTTTGGATTTAAGTTTTATTTTCAtctagatttttttttgttttggcttTTTGCCCTCCTAAAACTGCTAAAGATACCTAATGTTTCTTACGgtgcaaaaataaaaaaaaacaagccaaatcataaaactaaaattgaaatttttgatgTACTTGCAAacatcccaaaaaaaaaagttaaaaaagcAGTCAAGAAAATGTCAAAATTTTGGAAGGGCTTGAAGATGGTAGACTGACAGCTACGAGTTATTTTCCCAAGGTTAAAAGAATGTGATTAGCCAATTATGTTAATTCTTCCCTTTTGTCCAATTACCAAATTATTATGTGCGAAATTTGGTGAATATAAGTCCATTATAATTCAAAAAAGATTTTTAACCAAGTTGATTACCCAAATTTCCCTTTTTTATACAAGAAGTTTGTATTGATCtttcaaaatataataatagtTGTGGATAATGAGTTATGATTAATTTGAATCAAACTCAAGAAATTGGTCAATGAAGAAATGAATGCTTAGGGTTAGGTACCCATAGCACAGCTGCCCTTTACTGCGCAGAAATCGATGTTTGAAAAACAAATCCACACACACGTGGGCTGTCCACTCAGGCCCACTCTGATTTAACGGATCCAGTTTGGTTTCCACTCATCCGTGAACCCCATATATCCAGATTGAAAATCTccaatcaatattttttataaaagaaaattaatatatatatatatatatatatatatatatatatcaattttgctatcctgcccacccacCGTGCCCATCTAATGTGTccaccatgaggtgacactcaactattggatatgatgaattgtgcgtccaatagttgaatgtcacctcatggtgggcacagtgggtgggcaggatagcaaaactcatatatatatatatattctattaTATAAAAGAGGAGCATACTATACTAACTAACTTTGAAGACACCAAAATATATTATTCCATAATTATCTCTTCATATCCACTATCTCACTAAACCTTCCTCTCACTCCatgttttgttttcaaaaaaaaaaaaatacatataatttttttttacacatacaaaacgTGTGCATTTTTTACTAGTTGTGATAAATGAAAGACAACAAAAATGCCCATAGAATACCGGAGTTCGTGGAATGTGTGAAATTTGGCATTATATCTCTGTTTTCTCTCGTTGAGTTTGTTTGCGATCTTTTATAGATTTATATGACGTGATTTACATGTTATTTCACGTCTCCGGATGTTATCTAATATACATTTAAAGATTAACGATTATAAGTTTCTGGCCATAAAAGAAACCACAAGAAAATGATTCACAGGCTTTGGGTAAATTCGAAAGAAAAACATGGAGCGAGTGAGATATTTAGTAGGATAGTTGATAGAAATGAGTAATTATGGAATAATATATTTTGGTGTCCTCAAGACGTGTGCATTTTTCATTAGTTgtgataaattaattaaagaaaataaaaatgccCATAGAATACTGGAGTTTGTGGAATGTGTGAACTTTGGCATTTGTCTCTCTGTTTTCTCTCTTTGAGTTTGTTTGCGAtcttatatgacatgatttacatgttattgCACTTCTCCGAGATGTTATCAAATATACATTTAAATATTAACGACTATAAGTTTCTggccataaaaaaaaaaaaccacaagAAAATGATTCATAGGCTTTGGGTAATTTGACCAACTAGCAACCTACTCATAACATAAATGATtgtaaatttgatttaaatataaatagatatatatttttcccCCTAAAAATTTATGGAATATAAAAATTCTAGGTATTGTTTGTTCTATTAGTTTTTGATACTGAATATGAAAATTAATGTGGGGACAgtacatgtgtgtgtgtatgtgcatatatacacacatatatatgttttatatatatatattagacaGTTTTGATAGGGACAATAGCACAATCGAGGCGAATTTTTTACGATGCTATGCATAACGTTTTTgagaatattatttaaaaatttcaaaatttaaagaaGTAA comes from Henckelia pumila isolate YLH828 chromosome 4, ASM3356847v2, whole genome shotgun sequence and encodes:
- the LOC140860487 gene encoding LOB domain-containing protein 19, producing the protein MNICGGDGGIGGGDDQSSGGGGGGGPCGACKFLRRKCLKGCIFAPYFDSDQGTAHFAAVHRVFGASNASKLLLRIPPHRRFDAVITLCYEALARVRDPVYGCVGNIFSLQQQVVNLQAELAYIQARISTLQRSSLPLPALSSSDFQSSSELVQASRFDMSRHEEMSMEIVSFRDQEDDFIDDGYDELHSLARDYVARHFPGVRFRPPCSK